The Candidatus Nitrosymbiomonas proteolyticus genome has a segment encoding these proteins:
- a CDS encoding ABC exporter, with amino-acid sequence MKPLLYLSYKTAYNGVMRALGSPTRLIGILFLVGYYFMWFVRPVLYGNSGRSWDKLQSSSLPKFEFPPIAVIDAAVFALFLGISFLLMLGVLSPRQGFRPADADVLFATPVDPKIVLTFRLLRDLFFTLLFPLLILLFGIRPMSAGWSMLFRDLPDPSASTLTAQLVYLSWILVSMVWITLAYMFTLLFNRSETRYDGLRKALNWGIGILTLAVAGYVGWGFTQLGSLDDLVRLAQSPFLRIAFPTASLATMFATAPLSGSWAAGAFGFGGLIAIIGFAVWKTYSQVGWLYDQAAVRVSQGQALRSAQRAGDVYAAAAELAREGKSKTRQFRLLQRIWAPGPWALVYKDLLLQGRGMMFPLLASSVAGLALSLMPALTSSQLKGTASGTFFLGMQMMVVFIVTMAQASTGFMESLRRVDLQKSLPFTPTSIVFFEMLAKSVLGSVVCWVGCIVSLAIKPDLASYIFAAILFCPALSLLLSAAVFCITILFPDIDDQSQRQFKGLMMMLSIAIMAFPPAGLFIGLLIAGVPAWLAAVFGSAVCWGIAFVGALAAGRLYADYNPSD; translated from the coding sequence ATGAAGCCCCTGCTGTATTTGAGCTATAAGACCGCTTACAACGGGGTCATGCGGGCGCTGGGCTCGCCCACACGCCTTATCGGCATCCTGTTCCTGGTGGGCTACTACTTCATGTGGTTCGTCCGGCCCGTCCTTTACGGAAACTCGGGACGATCATGGGACAAGCTCCAGTCCTCTTCGCTTCCCAAATTCGAATTTCCCCCGATCGCCGTCATCGACGCCGCGGTTTTCGCGCTGTTCTTGGGCATCTCGTTCTTGCTGATGCTGGGTGTACTGAGCCCTCGACAGGGGTTCAGACCCGCCGACGCCGATGTACTCTTTGCGACACCGGTCGATCCGAAGATCGTCCTCACGTTCCGACTCCTCCGCGACCTCTTCTTCACCCTGCTTTTCCCGCTCCTGATCCTCCTTTTCGGCATCCGTCCGATGTCGGCGGGATGGTCGATGCTGTTTCGTGATCTTCCCGACCCTTCGGCTTCGACTTTGACGGCTCAGCTCGTCTACCTCTCCTGGATTCTCGTGTCGATGGTATGGATCACCCTGGCGTACATGTTCACGCTGCTGTTCAACCGCAGCGAGACTCGATACGACGGATTGAGAAAGGCGCTCAACTGGGGAATCGGGATTTTGACCCTCGCGGTGGCGGGCTATGTGGGATGGGGGTTCACTCAGCTGGGCTCGCTCGACGACCTGGTGCGACTCGCCCAATCTCCGTTCCTGCGGATCGCGTTCCCGACGGCTTCGCTCGCCACGATGTTCGCGACCGCCCCCCTCAGCGGGTCCTGGGCTGCAGGCGCGTTCGGCTTCGGAGGGTTGATCGCGATCATCGGCTTCGCGGTCTGGAAGACGTACTCGCAGGTTGGCTGGCTCTACGACCAAGCCGCTGTTCGCGTCAGTCAAGGCCAAGCGCTCCGGTCGGCCCAGCGGGCGGGCGACGTGTACGCGGCAGCCGCAGAACTCGCTCGCGAAGGCAAGTCCAAGACGAGGCAGTTTCGGCTTCTCCAGCGCATCTGGGCTCCGGGCCCCTGGGCGCTGGTGTACAAGGACCTCCTGCTTCAAGGGCGCGGGATGATGTTCCCCCTTCTCGCTTCGTCTGTAGCCGGCCTTGCGCTCTCGCTGATGCCGGCTCTGACGAGTTCCCAACTCAAAGGCACGGCGTCCGGAACGTTCTTTCTGGGGATGCAGATGATGGTGGTGTTCATCGTCACGATGGCGCAAGCGAGCACGGGGTTCATGGAGTCGTTGCGCAGGGTCGATCTGCAAAAGTCGCTTCCGTTCACCCCGACTTCGATCGTGTTCTTCGAGATGCTCGCGAAGTCGGTCTTGGGCTCTGTGGTTTGCTGGGTGGGCTGCATCGTGAGCTTGGCGATCAAACCCGACCTGGCTTCCTACATTTTCGCGGCGATCCTCTTTTGCCCCGCTCTGTCGCTGCTCCTCAGCGCGGCCGTCTTCTGCATCACGATTCTGTTTCCCGACATCGACGATCAAAGTCAGCGGCAGTTCAAAGGCCTGATGATGATGCTCTCGATCGCGATCATGGCGTTCCCTCCTGCCGGACTTTTCATCGGCCTGCTCATTGCGGGGGTTCCGGCATGGTTGGCGGCAGTCTTCGGCTCGGCGGTCTGTTGGGGGATCGCATTCGTAGGCGCTCTCGCCGCAGGAAGGCTCTACGCCGACTACAACCCCTCCGACTAG
- a CDS encoding cell division protein FtsK produces the protein MLGVALLALAAITGIALYSSNSGLIGGALQSFFRPMFGVGSWGLVAVFGLWGLGLLAGRKRAESLQLSWGLVLMYAVILGALARPYGTNVFDPDAMVASGGYLGASVSWAMERLLGDAKLVGLGALGTVGLILCLQMPLRAVYDAFAQRAARLKVGRSQPKRVSPPPAKAVVMAEDASAPDPTPKQRTAPILRDANQPELALETEPTKEGYKLPPLALLQPPQPRRKRTPEEMQENIETLEGTLEQFGIEANVVEVATGPTVTRYEIQLGPGIRVNRITSLADNIAMNLAASHVRVEAPIPGKAAIGVEVPNANPATVSLKEVVETKEFREHPSRLAVALGQDVSGGNRYTDLAKMPHLLVGGATNSGKSIGLASLIMSLILRNTPKDVRLVMIDPKRVELALFDGIPHLMCPVIKDVKEAPGVLRAVWREMDRRYDKFSEAGVRNIDGWNEKATFQDKMPYIVVVIDELADLMIQAAAEVETSICRLAQLARATGIHLVVATQRPSVDVITGTIKANIASRVAFTVSSQVDSRTILDQAGAERLIGRGDMLFLPIDASKPLRIQGCYVSEKEIAEVCRFWREQESPRFQIDPKAVQHEESGKPHGEHAGDSDPLWEESVRWVVERGQASTSMLQRRFSIGFQRASRLLDMMEEQGIVGARDGPRPREVLVSLHELEARLGQSGVPFFEAD, from the coding sequence ATGCTGGGCGTTGCCCTACTGGCGCTCGCGGCCATAACGGGAATCGCCCTGTATTCCTCGAATTCCGGACTCATCGGCGGGGCGCTCCAGTCGTTCTTCCGGCCGATGTTCGGCGTAGGTTCGTGGGGGCTGGTTGCGGTGTTCGGCCTCTGGGGGCTGGGACTCCTGGCGGGGCGAAAACGCGCCGAGTCGCTTCAGCTTTCCTGGGGCCTTGTGCTGATGTATGCGGTGATTCTCGGCGCGCTGGCCCGACCCTATGGGACCAACGTCTTCGACCCGGATGCGATGGTGGCTTCAGGCGGCTATTTGGGCGCCTCGGTCTCGTGGGCGATGGAAAGGCTGCTCGGCGACGCCAAGCTCGTCGGGCTGGGGGCGCTCGGGACCGTCGGGCTGATCCTCTGCCTTCAGATGCCCCTTCGCGCCGTTTACGACGCCTTTGCGCAGCGTGCCGCTCGACTCAAAGTCGGCCGGTCCCAACCTAAACGCGTTAGCCCTCCACCTGCGAAGGCCGTCGTCATGGCCGAGGATGCAAGCGCTCCCGACCCGACCCCCAAGCAGCGAACCGCACCGATTCTCCGCGACGCGAATCAACCCGAACTCGCGCTCGAAACGGAGCCCACCAAAGAAGGCTACAAGCTCCCGCCGCTCGCCCTGCTCCAACCTCCTCAGCCGCGCCGCAAACGAACGCCCGAGGAGATGCAAGAGAACATCGAGACTTTGGAGGGCACGCTCGAGCAGTTCGGAATCGAAGCCAACGTCGTCGAGGTCGCAACCGGCCCAACGGTCACTCGGTACGAAATCCAACTCGGACCCGGAATCCGCGTCAATCGCATCACTTCGCTCGCCGACAACATCGCGATGAACCTCGCCGCCTCCCACGTCCGCGTCGAGGCTCCCATCCCCGGAAAGGCCGCCATCGGCGTCGAGGTGCCCAACGCCAACCCCGCCACCGTGTCTCTCAAGGAGGTTGTCGAGACCAAGGAGTTCCGAGAACACCCGTCCCGACTCGCGGTCGCGCTCGGACAGGACGTCAGCGGGGGCAACCGATACACCGACCTAGCCAAGATGCCCCACCTACTGGTGGGAGGCGCGACGAACAGCGGCAAGAGCATCGGCCTCGCTTCGCTCATCATGTCGCTGATCCTACGAAACACCCCCAAGGACGTGCGCCTGGTGATGATCGACCCCAAGCGTGTCGAACTCGCCCTCTTCGACGGCATTCCCCACCTGATGTGCCCGGTGATCAAGGACGTCAAGGAAGCGCCGGGTGTGCTGCGAGCGGTGTGGCGCGAGATGGACCGCCGGTACGACAAGTTCTCCGAGGCGGGAGTTCGCAACATCGACGGATGGAACGAAAAGGCCACGTTCCAAGACAAGATGCCCTACATCGTAGTGGTGATCGACGAACTTGCCGACTTGATGATCCAGGCGGCGGCGGAAGTCGAGACTTCGATTTGCCGCTTGGCCCAGCTCGCGCGAGCCACGGGCATCCATCTCGTCGTCGCCACCCAGCGACCCTCAGTCGACGTCATTACCGGCACCATCAAAGCGAATATCGCTTCCCGGGTCGCCTTTACCGTATCGTCGCAAGTCGATTCGAGGACCATTCTCGACCAAGCGGGAGCGGAGCGGCTGATCGGCAGAGGCGACATGCTGTTCCTGCCGATCGATGCCTCGAAGCCACTTCGCATTCAAGGCTGCTATGTCAGCGAGAAGGAGATCGCGGAGGTATGCCGTTTCTGGCGAGAACAGGAGTCTCCGCGATTTCAGATCGACCCCAAAGCGGTCCAGCACGAAGAGTCCGGAAAGCCCCATGGGGAGCACGCGGGCGACTCCGACCCCCTCTGGGAGGAGTCCGTGCGGTGGGTCGTGGAGAGAGGCCAAGCCTCCACCTCGATGCTTCAGCGCAGGTTTTCAATCGGCTTCCAGAGGGCGTCTCGGCTGCTCGACATGATGGAAGAGCAGGGCATCGTTGGCGCAAGAGACGGCCCCCGCCCCCGCGAAGTGCTCGTCAGCCTCCACGAACTCGAAGCCAGACTCGGCCAATCCGGCGTCCCGTTCTTTGAAGCCGACTGA
- a CDS encoding ABC type Zn2+ transporter, substrate-binding protein codes for MKLHRTFVGLGIVAGLSGTALANLNVLTTTPDLASIVKEVGKDRVSVSAIVVGARDPHRIEAKPSYMSRAAQAHLWVSIGLDLEIAYERPIIDGSRNPRIRPGTKGYVNAANWVKVLEIPASVSRAEGDVHPGGNPHVWLDPFNGRIIAQRLAERMGELDPPQAATYRANAVAFVRRIDDAMFGKALVGKHGGDALWAWENGGRLIQELTSRGELASLSGWEGAMRPFRGAPVITYHKSWPYFVARFGLKVIDYLEPKPGLDPTPGHVAHVIEEVKASGVKLILQEPIYSTRNANFVASRTSAKVVVVPGNVGHTSDAKDYISLFDSIIKRITEALSR; via the coding sequence ATGAAACTTCATCGAACTTTTGTCGGCTTGGGGATCGTTGCGGGACTCTCCGGAACGGCCCTCGCGAACCTGAATGTCCTGACGACGACCCCTGACCTCGCCTCGATCGTGAAGGAGGTGGGAAAGGACAGAGTCTCGGTGAGCGCGATCGTAGTGGGGGCGCGAGACCCCCACCGCATCGAGGCCAAGCCCAGCTACATGAGCCGCGCCGCTCAAGCCCACCTATGGGTCTCCATCGGCCTCGACCTCGAAATCGCCTACGAAAGGCCCATCATCGACGGGAGCCGCAACCCAAGAATTCGCCCAGGCACAAAAGGCTACGTGAACGCGGCCAACTGGGTCAAGGTGCTGGAAATCCCCGCTTCCGTAAGCCGGGCGGAGGGCGACGTCCACCCCGGCGGCAACCCTCACGTATGGCTCGATCCCTTCAACGGACGCATCATCGCGCAGCGGCTTGCCGAGCGAATGGGGGAACTCGACCCCCCACAGGCAGCCACCTACCGCGCGAACGCAGTCGCCTTTGTGCGAAGGATCGATGACGCGATGTTCGGCAAGGCTCTCGTCGGCAAGCACGGCGGCGATGCGCTCTGGGCATGGGAAAACGGCGGCCGGCTGATCCAAGAACTCACGAGCCGTGGCGAACTCGCCTCGCTCTCAGGATGGGAAGGGGCCATGCGTCCGTTCCGAGGTGCGCCGGTGATCACGTATCACAAGAGCTGGCCTTACTTCGTCGCCCGATTCGGGTTGAAAGTGATCGACTATCTCGAACCCAAGCCCGGGCTTGACCCGACTCCGGGCCATGTGGCGCACGTGATCGAAGAGGTGAAGGCTTCCGGGGTGAAGCTGATCTTGCAGGAGCCGATCTACAGCACGCGAAACGCAAATTTCGTGGCCAGTCGAACCTCCGCGAAGGTTGTCGTCGTCCCTGGAAACGTGGGCCACACCTCAGACGCCAAGGATTACATCAGCCTGTTCGATTCGATCATCAAGCGAATTACTGAGGCGCTTTCGAGGTAG
- a CDS encoding ABC 3 transport family protein yields the protein MGEFWTFMGPAVLAAVFMSPIHALFGLHIVRRGLIFIDLAVAQVAAFGMSLAIGQGYEAQSPTAYWYSVGFALAGALLISITRFRLGRVPHEAIIGVVYVLATAASIIVLEFSPSGHGLEELKNMLAGNILFVTSDQLRSTAWSYGIILAILLVLWRSISRLTLAGEKEKGARSVLLDFVFYSLLGFVVASSVKIAGVLVVFSWLVMPAVVAFFFVDKLLAAAAVALPVGVIGSILGLLVSYHAPALKLHHVHEAESTIEYAGAAGWPSGPAIVATIGSIVAVAYVARLLIRQRSGGANE from the coding sequence TTGGGCGAGTTTTGGACTTTCATGGGCCCGGCGGTGCTCGCTGCTGTGTTCATGAGCCCGATCCATGCGCTTTTTGGCCTTCACATCGTTCGACGGGGACTGATCTTCATCGACCTTGCGGTCGCCCAAGTTGCCGCGTTTGGAATGTCCCTCGCGATCGGCCAAGGCTATGAGGCTCAATCCCCGACGGCGTACTGGTATTCGGTGGGTTTTGCCCTCGCGGGTGCTCTCCTCATTTCGATAACGAGGTTCCGCTTGGGGCGCGTCCCGCACGAGGCCATCATCGGCGTTGTTTATGTGCTTGCGACGGCGGCTTCGATCATCGTGCTCGAGTTCTCCCCTTCGGGCCACGGGCTCGAAGAGCTCAAGAACATGTTGGCCGGAAACATCCTGTTCGTGACTTCCGACCAACTGCGTTCGACCGCATGGAGCTACGGGATCATTCTGGCGATCTTACTGGTCCTCTGGCGTTCGATCTCTCGCTTAACTCTTGCGGGTGAAAAGGAAAAGGGCGCGAGGTCTGTGCTGCTCGACTTCGTGTTCTATTCCCTTCTGGGCTTCGTTGTGGCCTCTTCGGTGAAGATCGCCGGAGTGCTCGTGGTGTTTTCTTGGCTCGTCATGCCCGCCGTCGTGGCGTTCTTTTTCGTCGACAAGCTCTTGGCGGCGGCGGCGGTCGCGCTGCCCGTCGGCGTGATCGGAAGCATCCTGGGACTCCTGGTCTCGTATCATGCCCCCGCACTCAAGCTGCACCACGTCCATGAGGCGGAATCGACGATCGAATACGCGGGCGCGGCAGGTTGGCCGTCGGGGCCTGCCATCGTGGCCACCATCGGCTCCATCGTCGCCGTCGCTTACGTCGCAAGGCTGCTCATCCGCCAACGCTCAGGCGGCGCGAACGAGTAA
- a CDS encoding excinuclease ABC subunit C, producing the protein MSSVDLMSKTARESIEAKLKQLPACPGCYLFKDAEGEVLYVGKALALKNRVRSYFQSSTRHSNRIARMVSRVRDLEWIVVESELEALVLECNLIKRHRPPYNVRLRDDKSYPFITITHEKFPRVLFTRKLRKDGAKYFGPYTSAYTVRETLQTLHKLFPLIPCGKSWSGREEQRPCLYYHMKQCLAPCAGLSNSKEYAEVVQQVALFLSGKGDALIKRLRTQMEDAAEALKFEKAAALRDKLAAIESVLQRQSVLSSEPVDRDVIAVVKDDRGSAIQMLYVRGGKLIGQRQFLLDGSGDVPPNEVVQEFVKQYYATAPEVPREVLLPVEIEERKIVQQWLRNRKGGTVSIEVPQGGDRLRLVDLAAQNAQQALVAASQAAAQKEAWFEEAQSQLQDALELPGPPFRIEGYDISNVQGALPVGSMVVMEGGEPAKSEYRRFRIRYNPETPNDFAMMKEVLLRRFRAYAEGDPKFGKLPDLIVVDGGRGQLGAAMEARDEVGVTVPMVGLAKQLELLVVPLEERPSKESGPRYRDVELPLQSPGLVLVRRLRDEAHRFAQSFHRKLRDKNISRSALEEVPGVGPRRKRLLLRTFGSLEAIRRASAEEIAAVPTMTHRIALAIKDHLKEA; encoded by the coding sequence GTGAGTTCGGTCGACCTCATGAGCAAGACGGCGAGAGAATCCATCGAAGCCAAGTTGAAGCAGCTTCCGGCGTGCCCTGGGTGTTATCTCTTCAAGGACGCCGAAGGCGAGGTGCTCTATGTTGGCAAGGCGCTCGCGCTCAAGAACCGAGTTCGGAGCTACTTTCAATCCTCGACGCGGCACAGCAATCGCATCGCCCGAATGGTCTCGCGAGTTCGGGACCTGGAATGGATCGTCGTCGAATCGGAGTTGGAGGCTCTGGTTCTGGAGTGCAACCTCATCAAGCGGCATCGCCCGCCCTACAATGTCCGCCTTCGCGACGACAAGAGCTATCCGTTCATCACGATCACCCACGAGAAGTTCCCCAGGGTCCTTTTCACCCGGAAGTTGAGGAAAGACGGGGCCAAGTACTTCGGCCCTTACACGTCCGCGTACACGGTCCGCGAAACGCTTCAGACTCTGCATAAGCTGTTCCCGCTGATTCCATGCGGCAAGTCGTGGAGCGGTCGCGAAGAGCAGAGGCCGTGCCTTTACTATCACATGAAGCAGTGCCTTGCGCCGTGCGCGGGCCTTTCAAACTCAAAGGAGTATGCCGAAGTGGTGCAGCAGGTGGCGTTGTTCCTCTCCGGGAAGGGCGACGCACTCATCAAGAGGCTTCGCACGCAAATGGAGGACGCGGCGGAGGCTTTAAAGTTTGAGAAAGCCGCCGCACTTCGGGACAAGCTGGCTGCGATCGAGAGCGTTCTTCAGCGTCAATCGGTGCTTTCGAGCGAGCCGGTCGACCGCGACGTGATCGCCGTCGTCAAGGACGATCGCGGATCGGCAATCCAAATGCTCTATGTTCGGGGAGGGAAGCTGATCGGCCAGAGGCAGTTCTTGCTCGACGGTTCGGGAGACGTTCCGCCCAACGAGGTGGTGCAGGAGTTCGTGAAGCAGTACTATGCGACCGCGCCGGAGGTCCCGCGCGAGGTACTGCTGCCCGTCGAGATCGAGGAGCGGAAGATCGTCCAGCAATGGCTGAGGAACCGAAAGGGGGGCACGGTGTCGATCGAAGTCCCTCAAGGGGGAGATCGCCTGAGGTTGGTGGACCTGGCCGCTCAGAACGCCCAGCAGGCGCTCGTGGCCGCTTCGCAGGCGGCGGCGCAGAAGGAGGCGTGGTTCGAAGAGGCCCAGAGCCAGCTTCAAGACGCCTTGGAATTGCCGGGCCCCCCGTTCCGAATCGAAGGTTACGACATCTCGAACGTCCAGGGCGCGTTGCCGGTCGGATCGATGGTGGTCATGGAGGGAGGTGAGCCCGCCAAGAGCGAGTATCGTCGGTTTCGAATCCGCTACAACCCCGAAACTCCGAACGACTTTGCGATGATGAAGGAGGTCCTCTTGCGGAGGTTTCGGGCGTACGCCGAAGGCGACCCGAAGTTCGGGAAGCTGCCCGACTTGATCGTCGTGGACGGAGGACGAGGGCAATTGGGGGCTGCGATGGAAGCCCGGGACGAGGTCGGGGTGACGGTTCCGATGGTGGGGCTTGCCAAGCAACTCGAGCTCTTGGTCGTGCCCCTCGAAGAGAGGCCGTCGAAGGAGTCGGGCCCGCGCTACCGTGACGTCGAGCTTCCCCTTCAGTCGCCGGGATTGGTGTTGGTTCGAAGGCTTCGCGACGAGGCGCATAGGTTCGCGCAGAGTTTTCACCGCAAACTGCGCGACAAGAACATCTCTCGGTCGGCGCTCGAAGAGGTTCCTGGGGTCGGACCCCGTCGCAAACGGCTGTTGCTGCGGACCTTCGGGTCGCTTGAGGCCATCCGGCGCGCGTCCGCCGAAGAGATCGCCGCCGTCCCGACGATGACGCATCGCATCGCGCTTGCGATCAAGGACCACCTGAAAGAAGCGTAG
- a CDS encoding H+ Antiporter protein produces the protein MSPSHPLRIPQFRNLWLGQAISQFGDAVYYAIFMFMVAKVTGSIAAVGYVGAIETLPFLLFSPYAGVLADRIDRRRIMLLSDVVCGLLLAGFALYIAFEPKPAFWLIASVAFTLSTVRSFFIPAKNAAIPRLVPASSLLEANAFSQMTQSFMLMGGVALAAGVSAVLYAIAPGEFFVGTFALNAISFLGSAYFIAKLPPIAPEGEIADRHPLKEIVAGGKYAIGRPELLVLMGLQALLMLCISPFFPIYVAANESWFGGKPNTLLLFEFAFMFGHILGSLWVGKSSSKWPGRAYIVGSFFVGLTVAGLAFSQHIALFILFNFAAGLAVPWASIPVMTYLQLTVPDEYRGRVNSMLNMITMGVHPVGLSLAGRMIAAIGLVWAFLVMGAGMGVAALLGLFSRAFRSLQMPSSAVSTAEDGALEESLPVLDESPLPAQG, from the coding sequence ATGTCTCCCTCACATCCGCTACGCATTCCTCAGTTTCGCAACCTCTGGCTCGGCCAGGCGATTTCGCAGTTTGGCGACGCGGTCTACTACGCGATCTTCATGTTTATGGTCGCGAAGGTCACGGGATCGATCGCCGCTGTCGGTTACGTGGGCGCGATCGAGACTCTTCCGTTCTTGCTGTTCAGCCCCTATGCGGGCGTACTCGCTGACCGGATCGACCGAAGACGGATTATGCTGCTTTCCGACGTTGTGTGCGGTTTGCTGCTCGCGGGATTCGCGCTTTACATCGCCTTTGAACCGAAGCCTGCGTTTTGGCTGATCGCCTCCGTGGCGTTTACGCTTTCGACGGTGCGCTCGTTTTTCATACCGGCCAAGAACGCCGCGATCCCAAGGCTCGTCCCTGCGTCGTCGCTGCTGGAAGCCAACGCCTTCAGTCAGATGACCCAGAGCTTTATGCTCATGGGAGGGGTCGCTCTCGCCGCCGGGGTCTCTGCCGTGCTTTATGCGATCGCGCCGGGCGAGTTCTTTGTCGGTACGTTTGCTCTCAACGCGATCTCGTTCTTGGGATCCGCTTACTTTATCGCCAAGCTTCCCCCAATCGCGCCCGAAGGCGAGATTGCGGATCGACACCCCTTGAAGGAGATCGTAGCCGGTGGCAAGTACGCCATCGGGCGTCCGGAACTGCTGGTATTGATGGGACTGCAAGCGCTCCTGATGCTCTGTATCTCTCCGTTCTTTCCGATCTACGTTGCGGCCAACGAGAGCTGGTTTGGAGGCAAGCCGAACACCCTGCTCCTTTTTGAGTTCGCTTTCATGTTCGGGCACATCCTTGGTAGCTTATGGGTCGGCAAGTCCTCTTCGAAGTGGCCCGGCCGCGCCTACATCGTGGGATCGTTCTTCGTGGGCCTGACCGTTGCCGGACTTGCCTTCAGCCAACACATCGCGCTGTTCATTCTCTTCAACTTCGCGGCGGGATTGGCGGTGCCTTGGGCATCGATCCCCGTCATGACCTACCTTCAGCTAACGGTGCCCGACGAGTATCGGGGGCGCGTGAACTCGATGTTGAACATGATCACGATGGGCGTTCACCCAGTGGGCTTGAGCTTGGCGGGCCGGATGATCGCCGCGATCGGATTGGTGTGGGCGTTCCTTGTGATGGGCGCCGGAATGGGCGTCGCGGCGCTCTTGGGGCTTTTCAGCAGGGCGTTCCGGAGTCTGCAAATGCCGAGTTCGGCAGTCTCTACCGCAGAGGATGGAGCCCTGGAGGAGAGCTTGCCGGTTCTCGACGAGAGCCCACTGCCTGCGCAAGGATAA
- a CDS encoding cell elongation-specific peptidoglycan biosynthesis regulator RodA, translating to MSSLGEAKGPLVERGLARGLGFDWWLLASSLILLTIGVMSLYSIDYDSANSRTFLRHMQRLAVGVIPFAFFFFLNLKALVRYANAIYVLNLILLLLVLLIGSSAGGAQRWINLGPIDFQPSEMAKLFTIITLSAFLANNWDRIRSARVWFLSLLHVLVPLLLIFKQPHLGASLVMLAIWLGISLVAGVPAKLLLATVLGAAGILSLAFLVPGVLRDYQKERVMAMFGGDERNNRYQTSRAEIAIGVGSLTGVGYLKGEHKRAGYVPAQHTDFIFTVIGEEGGLVGSTLLLCAFGLFFYRIWLLMIRATEPFHRLLVAGVFSMLAFHMTVNLGMNLELLPVVGLWLPFMSYGGTAIWLCLACVGLLLNISTRERPVLFS from the coding sequence ATGTCTTCCCTCGGGGAAGCAAAGGGGCCCCTCGTTGAACGTGGACTCGCCCGCGGTCTTGGGTTCGACTGGTGGCTCTTGGCTTCGAGCCTCATTCTGCTGACGATCGGCGTGATGTCGCTCTACAGCATCGACTACGATTCCGCCAACTCGCGAACGTTTCTCCGGCACATGCAGCGGCTCGCCGTCGGCGTCATTCCGTTTGCGTTCTTTTTCTTCCTCAATCTCAAGGCTCTCGTTCGGTATGCGAACGCGATCTACGTGTTGAACCTCATCTTGCTGCTGCTCGTGCTGCTCATAGGATCATCCGCGGGAGGAGCCCAGCGCTGGATCAACCTGGGACCGATCGACTTCCAGCCCAGCGAAATGGCCAAGCTGTTCACGATCATCACGCTGAGCGCCTTCCTTGCCAACAACTGGGACCGCATTCGCTCGGCAAGAGTCTGGTTCCTCTCGCTCCTTCACGTTCTCGTGCCGCTTCTTCTCATCTTCAAGCAGCCTCACCTCGGAGCGTCGCTCGTGATGCTCGCGATTTGGCTGGGGATCAGTCTCGTGGCGGGCGTGCCGGCCAAGCTGCTTTTGGCGACGGTCTTGGGCGCTGCGGGCATCCTGAGCCTGGCGTTCCTCGTCCCCGGTGTCCTTCGCGACTACCAGAAGGAGCGGGTGATGGCGATGTTTGGGGGCGATGAGCGCAACAACCGCTACCAGACCTCCCGAGCGGAGATCGCGATCGGAGTCGGCAGCCTGACAGGGGTGGGATACCTCAAGGGAGAGCATAAGCGCGCAGGCTACGTCCCAGCCCAACACACCGACTTCATCTTCACCGTCATCGGCGAGGAGGGCGGACTCGTCGGCTCGACCCTGCTCCTTTGCGCGTTCGGGTTGTTCTTCTATCGCATTTGGCTCTTGATGATCCGCGCCACAGAGCCGTTTCACCGGCTCCTGGTTGCCGGGGTCTTCTCCATGCTGGCGTTTCACATGACGGTCAACTTGGGCATGAACCTGGAGTTGCTGCCCGTTGTGGGGCTTTGGCTGCCCTTCATGAGCTACGGAGGAACCGCGATCTGGCTGTGCCTTGCGTGCGTGGGCCTGCTGCTCAACATCAGCACACGGGAAAGGCCGGTCCTCTTCTCGTGA